From Negativicutes bacterium, the proteins below share one genomic window:
- a CDS encoding cell wall metabolism sensor histidine kinase WalK: MKKLHIRSLFKKLFVSFVLVALVTVFSLGIFLPSQLSNYLTENARSRLEEEARLIIPSISIFFSGRISFDAMQQILTTIEYFSSAQVFLTDCNGQILVTSAGYETNVRGQFIAEDELFDLLQNNQFSRQGYNPRLATYALTLAFPIRQLTAEQMSIVGTLYLETPLDVIGASSAIIQKQALIIVLISFVLALILAYIFSRHIAEPLYALTVAAQSMARGNYAITIPYDEDDEIGDLIESFNNLSRSLQKSIDSLLTEKGRMENLLRSLTEGVIATENNETVVLFNPAAQQLLAIPLDENPNGKKLSALHLPAELYQMMSEDSTSIVTKILSFSNERFVAVTVSPVLDRLGRFTGHVTVLQDITEAHTLELQRKAFVANVSHELRTPLTSIRGFVEGILDETIPLESSPRYLNIIHKETIRLTKLIQDLLELSFIESGQIKLHRECVPLLPILSRLAMQCKSATGKESQLFTVRFDMAEPAVWADPDRLEQILMNLMSNASKFTPPNGTIQIIGVSVGQKMEITIQDSGPGIAAEDLPYIWDRFYKADHSRSKEGTGLGLSIVRSLIEAHGEKISVNNDPLGGCCFTFTMPVCFDSGEDELGSDEISTE; this comes from the coding sequence GTGAAAAAACTGCATATCCGCAGTTTATTCAAAAAGCTCTTTGTCAGCTTTGTTTTAGTTGCCCTTGTCACGGTTTTTTCTTTGGGTATTTTTCTGCCGAGTCAATTATCGAATTACCTCACAGAGAATGCCCGCAGCCGTTTGGAGGAAGAAGCTCGTCTGATTATCCCATCAATCAGTATTTTTTTCAGCGGACGAATCAGTTTTGATGCCATGCAGCAAATACTCACTACCATCGAATATTTCTCCAGCGCGCAAGTCTTTCTAACCGACTGTAACGGTCAGATCCTGGTCACCAGCGCCGGTTATGAAACGAATGTACGGGGTCAGTTTATTGCTGAGGATGAATTATTCGACTTATTGCAGAATAACCAATTCTCCCGGCAAGGTTACAATCCGCGTCTGGCCACCTATGCCCTAACCTTGGCTTTTCCGATTCGACAGCTGACTGCCGAGCAAATGTCCATTGTCGGTACTTTGTATCTGGAAACGCCGCTGGATGTGATTGGCGCTTCTTCTGCCATCATTCAAAAACAAGCTCTGATCATTGTCCTGATCAGTTTTGTGCTTGCTTTAATCTTGGCCTATATTTTTTCCCGGCATATTGCCGAGCCGCTCTATGCGTTGACCGTTGCCGCCCAGTCGATGGCGCGCGGAAATTACGCCATAACAATTCCCTATGATGAAGATGATGAAATCGGTGACTTAATTGAGAGCTTTAACAATCTTTCACGCTCGCTGCAAAAAAGTATCGATTCTTTGCTGACCGAAAAAGGGCGGATGGAAAACCTGCTTCGCTCACTAACGGAAGGCGTCATCGCTACTGAGAATAACGAAACCGTTGTTTTATTTAATCCGGCTGCCCAGCAGCTGCTGGCGATCCCTCTGGACGAAAACCCCAATGGTAAAAAACTAAGTGCCTTGCACCTGCCGGCAGAACTCTATCAAATGATGTCGGAAGATTCCACCAGCATCGTCACAAAAATCCTGTCTTTTAGCAACGAACGTTTTGTGGCTGTTACTGTTTCGCCTGTGTTGGACCGGCTGGGGCGTTTTACCGGACATGTAACGGTGCTGCAGGATATTACGGAAGCGCACACACTGGAATTGCAGCGGAAAGCGTTTGTCGCCAATGTCTCCCACGAGTTGCGCACACCGCTGACCTCCATCCGTGGTTTTGTCGAAGGGATCCTGGACGAAACGATTCCCCTGGAATCCTCACCGCGTTACTTGAATATCATTCACAAAGAAACAATCCGTCTTACCAAGCTGATTCAGGACTTATTGGAGCTTTCTTTTATCGAATCCGGTCAAATCAAACTTCATCGCGAATGTGTGCCGCTCTTGCCCATACTGAGCCGCCTGGCAATGCAATGCAAGAGTGCTACCGGCAAGGAAAGTCAATTATTTACGGTGCGATTTGACATGGCTGAACCTGCCGTTTGGGCGGATCCCGACCGGCTGGAACAGATTTTGATGAACCTGATGTCCAATGCCTCTAAATTCACACCTCCAAACGGCACAATTCAGATCATCGGTGTCAGTGTCGGTCAGAAAATGGAAATCACGATTCAGGACAGCGGTCCCGGTATTGCCGCTGAAGACCTGCCTTATATCTGGGATAGATTCTACAAAGCAGATCATTCCCGCAGCAAAGAAGGCACCGGTCTTGGTCTTTCCATCGTGCGTTCCCTGATTGAAGCGCATGGAGAAAAAATCAGTGTCAATAACGATCCTTTGGGTGGTTGTTGCTTCACCTTTACGATGCCGGTCTGCTTCGACAGTGGTGAAGACGAATTAGGCAGTGATGAAATCAGCACAGAATAG
- a CDS encoding response regulator transcription factor: MKSIVLIVDDDPNIRELLELYLEKEGYDCHHAADGDEAIAKAKLLQPALILLDIMLPKKDGWQVCREIRKTLSTPIIMITAKGEEPDKVTGLEIGADDYVTKPFSTKELMARIKAVMRRSQKIEMNEQEEEMSFGNLYMNMTQRLITINGIAVNLTPKETELLWFLAKNVNHVYSREQLLENVWGYEYFGDARTVDVHVKRLREKLNIAEPEGWLIKTVWGVGYKFEVSEA; this comes from the coding sequence ATGAAAAGTATCGTTCTAATCGTTGATGACGACCCCAATATTCGTGAACTGTTGGAATTGTATCTGGAAAAAGAAGGCTACGATTGTCACCATGCCGCGGATGGTGACGAAGCGATCGCCAAAGCAAAATTATTGCAGCCTGCTTTGATTCTGTTGGATATCATGCTGCCAAAGAAGGACGGCTGGCAAGTCTGCCGGGAAATCCGGAAAACGCTCTCAACACCAATTATCATGATTACCGCCAAGGGAGAAGAACCCGACAAAGTGACGGGTTTGGAAATCGGAGCGGATGATTATGTGACCAAACCTTTCAGTACAAAGGAACTGATGGCTAGAATCAAGGCGGTCATGCGCCGGAGCCAAAAAATTGAGATGAACGAGCAGGAAGAAGAGATGAGTTTTGGCAATCTCTACATGAACATGACGCAGCGTCTGATCACAATCAACGGCATTGCAGTCAATCTCACCCCAAAAGAAACCGAGCTGCTCTGGTTTTTGGCTAAAAATGTGAACCACGTTTATAGTCGGGAGCAATTGCTGGAAAATGTTTGGGGTTATGAGTATTTCGGCGATGCGCGGACGGTGGATGTACATGTCAAGCGTTTGAGAGAAAAATTGAACATAGCCGAACCGGAAGGATGGCTGATCAAGACCGTCTGGGGTGTTGGCTATAAGTTTGAGGTGAGCGAAGCGTGA